A window from Candidatus Beckwithbacteria bacterium encodes these proteins:
- the atpE gene encoding ATP synthase F0 subunit C has product MSEAIKALAVGITIAIGGAMPAFGIGKIVSKAMEAIGRNPEAADKIQTSMILGLAFAEAIAIYALVTALIIKFT; this is encoded by the coding sequence ATGTCCGAAGCTATTAAAGCTTTAGCCGTTGGTATTACCATTGCAATTGGTGGCGCTATGCCAGCTTTTGGTATTGGTAAAATTGTTAGTAAAGCTATGGAGGCTATTGGCCGCAACCCAGAAGCTGCTGATAAAATCCAAACCTCAATGATTTTGGGGCTGGCTTTTGCTGAAGCTATTGCTATTTATGCACTAGTAACAGCTCTTATCATTAAATTTACCTAA